TGGGCCATCAGCCTCAGGGAGGTATAATGTTTAAAATCGCCGAATTTCCATAGTTCCATGGTATCCAGGTGCGGGATCTCCCAGGGTTTCTTCCCGAACAGGTTCAGGCTTGGGGGGAGTGGAATGCCGTGGATAAGCATACGCCGCGCCAGGTAGGGGAAGTCGAATTCCTTTCCGTTGTGGGCACAGAGCATTTTCCCTGAGCTACTGAAATGTTCTTCCAGCAAACCGCCAAAATCCCGGAGCAGGCCCTCTTCCTCCCCGGTAAAGCTGCGGATCCGGAATTCCCGCTGTTTTCCGCTCCCCGTAAAATATCCGGCGGAAATACAGATAATCTTCCCGAATTCAGCCCAAATACCCGCGTTCTCATAGAATTCTGCCGCCGTATATTCTTCCTTGCGCCGGTATCGGGATTTCAATTCCCACAGCTCGCGGGCCTCCTCGGAAAGGTCTTCATAGGAAGCCGCCTGGGGGACCGTTTCGATATCCAGGAAGAGGATGTTTCTCAAGGGGATTTTATGGAGCATCGGCGAGTTTCGTTCTACCGAAAAAATACGAAATCCCTGCAAGTTTCAAGCAGCGGCCATTGCCAAAAAGAAGGCATTTCCTCCGGATTCCCGGCAGGGTTGCGGTAGCTTTTACCCCCGAAACCGCCAATTGCTGCCAATTTGGCAAAACCGACCCGGTGGTCGGTTTTGGGTTGCGCTCCCGGTGCGCCGGCGGGGATTGTAGGCAGGCGGATGGAAGATTTCTCCGATAAAAGGCTAAAAAACCGCCGGGTATTGGTGGAGTGCGAAGCGTTACCGACCAGGCGGTCGGTAAATTTCAGAACAGGCTTTGCTGCGGATTCTGGCTCTCGTGGTTCAACAACCATTTTTTCCGGTGAATGCCCCCGGCGTAACCGGTCATCGACCCGTCGGAGCCCACCACGCGATGGCAGGGTACCACCACCCAAAGCGGGTTTTTGCCATTGGCCGCCGCCACCGCCCGGATCGCCTTCGGATCGCCCAGTTTTTTGGCCAGGTCCATATAGGAAATGGTCTTCCCGTAGGGAATATCCCCCAGGGCTTTCCATACCGTTTTCTGGAAGTCTGTGCCCGCGGGGTCCATCGGCAGTTCAAAGCGCTTGCGCTCCCCGTCAAAGTATTCCCGCAACTGCCTGCAAACCGGTTCCAGGGAGGGCGGCACCGTTTCGGGAACGTCTCTGCGGTCCCCGATCCGGATGGAGCGGACTCCGGCTGGCCCGCCTTCGATGTGCACCGTCCCCAGGGGGGTATGGATTACCGCTTCTCCCATATACCTTTCGTTATATTCGCTATTGCTTCAATTCGCTATTGCGCCAGGATTCTTGTAGTTGTGCCCCGTTGCCTCCTGCGGAAAACCGGGGCCACGCTGTGGCAACTAATCCCTGAGCCAACGCCGGTATTCGCCGGTATTCGCCGGCTCCTGCTGCACCTATTCAATGATGCCGCTGCGCTTGGCACGGTCTTCCCATTTCTTGCGCGCCAGGAGTTGCAGGTCTTCCACGTTGTCGCTTTCGTCCATGATTTCCAGCCCGAGCAGGGTTTCGATGATGTCTTCCATGGTCACCAGTCCCGCCACCGAGCCGTATTCGTCCACCACCAGGGCAATGTGCTCCCGTTTGCGGATCAGCGTGTCGAAAAGCTGCGGGATGGGCGTGTCCCGTTTAGTCATCAGCAGTTCGCGCCGCAGGTCGGCCAGGGGTTTGTCGCCGTTTTCGTTGATGAGTGCCTCCAGGACATTGTCTTTCAATACAAACCCGCTAATGGTGTCTACCCGCTCCCGATATACCGGTATGCGTGAAAACCGCAGTTTCGGGTTGTTGCGGAAGAACTCCTCCACGGTCTGGTCTTCCGGGGCAATCAGCATCACCGCCCGCGGGGTCATAATATCCTTGACCAGAATTTCCTCAAATTGCAGGAGGTTTTTGATCACCTTGGATTCCGATTCCTCAAATACGCCCTCCTCATGGGCCACGTCGGCCATGGCCGTAAAATCCTCCCGGCTCAGCACGCTTTGGTGCTTCCCCTTTCCAATGAGGCGGGTAAACAGTTGCAGGATCCATAGCAGGCCGGTAATCCGAAGGATCCAGACCATCCCGTTGAGGATGCGGCTGGAGATATTAGCCAGTTGTTTCCAGTAAGTGGCCCCGATGGTTTTCGGGATGATCTCGGAAGCCACGAGGATCAGGATGGTCATCACAGTAGATACCACCCCCACCATCAGGTCTTCCGTAAAGGCCACCCCAAGGATTTCCACGGTTTCCTGCCCGTACCGCTCTGCATAGGCCACTTTTGCCTGTACCCCCACCAGGATGGCCCCTACGGTGTGGGCCACGGTATTGAGCGTCAGGATGGCGATCAGCGGTTTGTCGACGTCCTTCTTGAGTGCTTCCAGGGTCAGGGCGTAGCTCTTGCCTGCTTTCTTCTTTACATTGATAAATGTCGGGGTGACCGAAAGCAGGACCGCCTCCAGGATCGAGCACAGAAATGAGAAAAATATGGAGATAAAGGCATAGAAAAGGAGTAATCCCATGGGTGTGCTATATAGCGTCTAAGATACAAAAATTGCGGTGCCGCTGCAGTTCAGGGCGTTGAAATTAGTGCCTCATAAAAGACTTGCTGGAGTCGTTTTCGCAGGCCGAGCTCATAGAGCTGCCGGTGCTCTCGGCTGGGGTATACCCGGTTGGAAAGAAAAATAAATACCAATTGGTTTTCTGGATCGGCCCAGACGAATGTCCCTGTAAAGCCGCTGTGCCCGAAGCTCCGCGGGCTGGCCAGGGGGGCTGGATAGGCCTCCTGCAGCGGCAGGGAGGCATTGTCCGGGAGGGGCTTGTCGAAGCCCAGGCCCCGGCGATTGTCATTATCGGGGAACTGCACCCGGGCGAATTCCCGTACAGTGGCCGAATCCAGTATGCGGACGCCCCGGTATTTCCCGTAATTCGAATAACACTCCATGAGCACGGCCAGGTCCGCAGCCGTCCCGAACAAGCCGGCATTGCCGGAAACCCCACCCATCAGGGCGGCATTTTCATCGTGGACCCAGCCCCGGGTGAGGTCATTGCGAAAGATGCTGTCGGCCTCCGTAGGCACCACAACCGATCCGGGCTGCCGGCGCGCAGGCAGGAACCCGAGGTGGTCCAGACCCAGCGGGTCGTAGATGTGTTTCCGGAGGTATGCATCAAAGGGCTCCCCGGTAAGGTCTTCCACCAACTGGGGAAACAACAGGAAGGCCAGGCCGGAATACCGATAGGTTTTTTCCCTGGACACCTGGGAACGGTTGATTTTCCGATACATTTTGCGCACAAACCGGTTCCTGACATAGCGATTCGGGTAGGCTTCCCGCCGGAATCCGGCAGAAGGGGATTCGCGGACAAAGCGGCGTCGGAGCCCCTGGCGCGAACGCACATCGGAGAGGAAGACGATATACGGTTCCAGCCCCGCCTGGTGGGCCAGGATTTCCCGCAGGGTGAGGTTGCGCTTATCGCGCCGACGCTTCCACGGGCGCCAGTAATCGCTGAATGGGGCATCCAGATCCAGTTGGCCCTCCCCGGTGAGTTTCATCAGGGCGGGCAGGGCCGCTGCGATCTTCGTCACGGAAGCCAGGTCGTACACATCGGACTCCCGGGTGGGCCAGAGGCTGTCATACGTATGAAACCCGTAGGCCTTGTGGAAAATCCTCTTCCCCTGAAATGCCACCAGCACCTGGGCTCCGGGGAACGCCTCGGATTCGATTCCCAGATGCACCAGGGAATCCACGCGGTGGTGGAGGGCCGCCGAATCCACGCCCAGGGACGCCAGGGAGCCTTCGGGCAAACCGGGGGGGATGGACTTACTTCCCGGCACCTGGGAATGGGCCATCCCAGCCATACCAATCAGTACAAATAAAAGTATATAACTGTATTTTCGCATAAAACTTTCCTGTTCAGGGGGGATACAAGGCGATATTAAAAGGATTCAGCGTCCTGTCCGGAGCATGCAGTAGCCTATCAGAAGGATACAGGGTCCCTTCAGGAGGATGCAGTACCCTATCGCAGCAGGGCCACGGCTTCCCGGGCAAAATAGGAAGCGATCAGGTCTGCCCCGGCCCGTTTAATCGCCAGCAACTGCTCCAGCATCACCGCATCGTGTTCCAACCATCCCTTTTCGGCAGCCGCCTTCACCATGGCGTATTCCCCGGAAACCTGGTAAACGGCCACCGGAATATCTACCGCGTTGCGGATCTCCCGGACAATATCCAGGTAACACAGCCCGGGCTTCACCATCACGATGTCTGCCCCCTCTTCCACATCCATCCGGGTCTCCCGCAGGGCTTCCTGCCGGTTGGCGGGGTCCATCTGGTAGGTTTTCTTATCCGCAGGTATCCCGGATTCGGAAACGGGAGCGGAATCCAGGGCATCCCGGAAAGGCCCGTAAAATGCGCTCGCGTATTTGGCGCTATAACTCATAATACCCGCGTCCGTGTACCCGGATCCGTCCAGGGCTTCCCGGATGCTGCGAACCCGGCCATCCATCATATCGCTCGGGGCCACCAGGTCGGCCCCGGCTGCCGCGTGGGATACGGACATAGCGGCCAACACCTCCACGGTGGCATCGTTCAGGATACGACTGTCCTGCACTATCCCGTCATGGCCGTATTCCGAATAGGGGTCCAGGGCTACATCGGTAAGTACCACCATCTCCGGGCAGGCATCCTTGACGGTGCGGATAGCCCGCTGCATCAGCCCGTCGGGGTTCAGGGCCTCTGCGCCCCGGTTGTCTTTTAAATCGTCCGGGACCTTGACAAACAGCAGGACGGCCTTCAGGCCCATGGACCAAAGCGCGCGCACTTCCCCGCTCAATCCGTCGAGGCTAATTCGAAAATATCCCGGCATGGAGGGGATTTCCTCCCGCAGGCCCTTCCCTTCGGCAATAAACAGGGGCACGATAAAATCGTCGGGCGACAGGGAAGTCTCCCGGGTCAGGCTCCGAAGGGATTCGGAAGCGCGCAGGCGCCGGTTGCGTCTGTATGGAAACATGATTCAGGAGTTTTTAAGGTTGGGTAGGCGGATCCGGCCCGCCAGGTATGTGACGGCCCGGCCGGCGATCCCTACTCGGTCGCCCCGGGATTCACACCGCAGCTGCCCGCCCCGGGCCGATAATTGGAGGGCCTCCAGGTGTTGCTTTTTGAGCCGGCCGGACCAGTAAGGGACCAGCATCGTATGGGCCGAGCCGGTTACCGGGTCTTCGTCCACGCCGGATTGGGGGGCAAAAAACCGGGACACAAAGTCCACGGCATCCCCCGGGGCGGTGACAATCACCCCCCGGGCTTTGATTTGTTTCAGCAGGCCAAAATCCGGATTCAAAGCCTCAATAGCTGCCTGGTCCTCGTACACCAGCAGGTAATCCGTAGTACCGCGGAGGCATTCCCGGGGTTCGGCCCCCATTGCCTCCACCATCCCGACCGGCAGCTTTGCCTCGGCCGGGGGGTCGGCCGGGAAATCCAGCTCCAGCCAGTCGCCGCGGCGGGTGACGGTGAGCGTCCCCCGCTCCCGGCTGTAAAACTCCAGGCGGTCTGCATCCGTCGGCAGGGGATGCTTTTCTCCGGGTTGTTCGTGGAAGAGTACATGGGCCGTGGCCAGGGTGGCATGTCCGCAGAGGGCCACCTCCGTAACCGGGGTAAACCACCGGATTTCATACCCTTTCCCCTCAGGAACGGCAAAGGCGGTTTCCGACAGGTTGTTCTCCGCTGCAATCGCCTGCATCAGGTTGTCCGGCAGCCATTCCTCCAGGATGCAGACGGCCGCCGGGTTGCCCCGGAACAATTCGCCTGCAAAAGCGTCTACTTGAAAAATCTGCTGTTTCATTCCAACCCAAATTTACGATTAAATCAGCGAGCCCTGCCTCTTCTTGCCTCAGGCCCACTCCCTCGGGTTTTTAAGCACCTCGAGAAGTTCGGCTTCCGGGGTGCCCGGTTCCGGGTGGTGGTCGTACGCCCAGCGAACCACCGGGGGCAGGCTCATCAGGATGCTCTCGATCCGCCCGTTGGTTCTGAGGCCAAAGAGCGTCCCCTTGTCGTGGACCAGGTTGAATTCCACATAGCGGCCGCGCCGGATTTCCTGCCAATGCCGTTCTGCTTTCCCCCAGGCTGCCGACTTCCTGCGCTGTACGATCGGGAGGTAGGCCTCCAGGAAGGAATCCCCCACCCCGGTCACAAAAGCGTACCAGTCCGAAGCGGACCGGTCGGGGCCTGGTTTCAGGTAGTCGAAAAACAGGCCGCCCACCCCGCGGGCCTCCCCCCGGTGGGCATTCCAGAAATACCGGTCGCACTTCTCCTTGTATTCCGGGTAAAATTCCGGGTCGTGGGCATCGCAGGCTAACCGGCATACCCTGTGGAAATGGCGGGCATCCTCCTCAAACAGGTAATAGGGCGTCAGGTCCTGTCCGCCGCCGAACCAACTGTCGGCCACTTGGCCGTCCGGCCCGTACATCTCAAAGTACCGCCAATTGGCATGGACGGTGGGCACCATCGGGCTTTTCGGGTGGAGTACCAGGCTCAGGCCGCAGGCAAAGAAGTCCGCCTCCGCCACCCCAAAGTACTTTTGCATGCTCTCCGGCAACGGCCCGTGGACCGCCGAGATGTTGACGCCCCCTTTTTCAAACACGTCCCCGTTTTCAATCACCCGTGTGCGGCCGCCGCCGCCTTCCGGGCGCTCCCAGATATCCTGGCGAAACCGGGCGGCACCGTCTGCTGCCTCCAGGGCGCTTGTAATGCGGTCCTGCAGTCCTTCGATATATGCGTAGAATTCTTCCTTCACAACCGAGATTTAATCCGGACCCACCCCTTCGGTCGAATCCTTAGGAAAGACCGGGATACTACCCATCCCGGTCCGTAATCGTTCGACACCTATCCTTCCTCCCGATAGGTTTTCACGGCATCGATAAACGCCCCGGCGTGCTCCACGGGAACTTCCGGGAGGATGCCGTGGCCCAGGTTGACGATGTATTTATCCTTGCCGAAGCCCCGGATCATTTCCCGGACCATCCTCCGGATGGTGTCCGGCGGGGACAACAATCGGGCCGGGTCAAAATTCCCCTGCAGCGTGATATTGCCCCCGGAGAGTTCCCGCGCCTTCTGCGGCGTCAGCGTCCAGTCCACGCCCAGGGCGGAAGCCCCGCTCTGCGCCATGGTTTCCAGGGCAAACCAGCAGCCTTTCCCGAAAACAATGACCGGGGCCAGATCTTTCAGGGCATCCACAATGCGCTGCAGGTATTGCCAGGAAAATTCCTGGTAATCGGCCGGGGAGAGCATCCCGCCCCAGGAGTCGAACAGCTGTACGGCGTGGACCCCGGCGGCCACCTTGGCCTTCAGGTAATCGATAGTGGTCTGCGTGATTTTTTCAAGCAGGGCGTGGGCAGCTTCCGGCTGGGAAAAGCAAAACGCCTTGGCCTTGTCGAAGCTTTTACTCCCCTGCCCCTGTACGCAGTAGCAAAAAATCGTCCAGGGCGAACCGGCAAAACCGATGAGCGGCACCTGGCCCCCCAGTTTTTCATTGGTCAGGCGGATGGCGTCCATGACATAGCCCAGGGCGTCTTCCGCATCCGGAACCACCGCCTTCTCCACGTCGGCTACCGAACGCACCGGATTGGGCAACCAGGGGCCGATGCCAGGCTTCATCTCCACCTCGATGTCCATGGCCTGGGGTACCACCAGGATGTCGCTGAAGAGGATGGCGGCATCCATCCCGTATCGGCGGATGGGCTGCACGGTGATTTCGGAGGCGAGCTCCGGGGTCTGGCAACGGGTAAAGAAATCGTACTTTTTCTTGATTTCCATAAACTCGGGCAGGTACCGGCCCGCCTGCCGCATCATCCATACGGGGGGCCGCTCCACGGTTTCCCCTCGGAGCGCTTTCAGGAATAAATCATTGGCCGGTTGCACCCTGTTTTCCGTCATCTTCTCAGTTGTGTTTCCGGTTGTGTTTCCGGTTGTGTTTCCGGCTATGTTTCCGGCTGTGTTGTGCGTCGTGTTATCCGTCATGTCTGTTTACCAGGAGTTGGCGGGCCGCCTGCAGCACCGCTTCGGCACTCGGGGATTCCGCGCTTATAAACTTATCGGTATGTTTTTTTACTGCCTGTGCCGTGGTCGGGCCGATGCAAATGGCCGTCGCGTCGTGCAACTGGTTGGACCCCAGAAAACTCTCCACCCCGCTCGGGCTGAAAAACAGGATGGCATCGAATTGCTTATCGAGAATTCGCTGGTTGAAGCCCGTTTGATATACCACCCGTTCTTCCAGCCTTACCCCGGCTTCCAGGAGTCGGTCGGGCAGGGTGTCCAATCGGCGGCTGCTGCAGAAATAAATAAAAGACCGACTGGAATATTTGTTGATGATGCGTTCCGCCAGGAGTTCTGCCCGGTCTTCCACCGCCAGGATCCGGTGGCCCATTTTCTCCAGGCGCGCCGCGGTTTTACGGCCCACGCAGCAACAATTGAGCATCCGGTCCGGCAACCGGCCTTCCGGGAAACAGGCTTCAATGGCGTGGGTGCTGGTAAAGATAAAGAGGGCCTCGTCGTCCGAGTGCAGGTTGGCCTCCAGGTACGTGACCTCCAGGGCGTCGTAATCCTCCAGGTAAAAATCGGTTTCCGGCAACAGGGCCCGCTGGGCTTCCGTTAGCTTTTTGGTGGAAAGGACTCGGATCATTGCGCAAGTATTTTTCGGATGGATTCCATAAGCACGGCACCCCCGGAATCCAATATTTCCCGGGCACATGCCGCGCCGAATTCCCCCGCATCCTGAAACCGGGCATCCCCAGTTCCGCCAGCCTCAAGGCTGCCGGTATGCCGCGTTACCCGGAAAGCCTTTTTCCCGTCGAGGGAAAACAATCCGCCTTCCAGGTGCAATTGCCCATCCGCTGCATGGACCCGGGCGCCGATGGGTGCGGAACACCCCCCCTCCAGGGTTCGCAGAAATTCGCGTTCCACGGCTACCTCCAGGGCAGATTGCTCGTGGTGCAGCGGCCGGGCCGCCTCCCGGGCCGCCGTATCC
This genomic window from Robiginitalea biformata HTCC2501 contains:
- a CDS encoding uroporphyrinogen-III synthase, giving the protein MIRVLSTKKLTEAQRALLPETDFYLEDYDALEVTYLEANLHSDDEALFIFTSTHAIEACFPEGRLPDRMLNCCCVGRKTAARLEKMGHRILAVEDRAELLAERIINKYSSRSFIYFCSSRRLDTLPDRLLEAGVRLEERVVYQTGFNQRILDKQFDAILFFSPSGVESFLGSNQLHDATAICIGPTTAQAVKKHTDKFISAESPSAEAVLQAARQLLVNRHDG
- a CDS encoding methylated-DNA--[protein]-cysteine S-methyltransferase, whose amino-acid sequence is MGEAVIHTPLGTVHIEGGPAGVRSIRIGDRRDVPETVPPSLEPVCRQLREYFDGERKRFELPMDPAGTDFQKTVWKALGDIPYGKTISYMDLAKKLGDPKAIRAVAAANGKNPLWVVVPCHRVVGSDGSMTGYAGGIHRKKWLLNHESQNPQQSLF
- the hemB gene encoding porphobilinogen synthase, which produces MFPYRRNRRLRASESLRSLTRETSLSPDDFIVPLFIAEGKGLREEIPSMPGYFRISLDGLSGEVRALWSMGLKAVLLFVKVPDDLKDNRGAEALNPDGLMQRAIRTVKDACPEMVVLTDVALDPYSEYGHDGIVQDSRILNDATVEVLAAMSVSHAAAGADLVAPSDMMDGRVRSIREALDGSGYTDAGIMSYSAKYASAFYGPFRDALDSAPVSESGIPADKKTYQMDPANRQEALRETRMDVEEGADIVMVKPGLCYLDIVREIRNAVDIPVAVYQVSGEYAMVKAAAEKGWLEHDAVMLEQLLAIKRAGADLIASYFAREAVALLR
- a CDS encoding 3'-5' exonuclease, with amino-acid sequence MLHKIPLRNILFLDIETVPQAASYEDLSEEARELWELKSRYRRKEEYTAAEFYENAGIWAEFGKIICISAGYFTGSGKQREFRIRSFTGEEEGLLRDFGGLLEEHFSSSGKMLCAHNGKEFDFPYLARRMLIHGIPLPPSLNLFGKKPWEIPHLDTMELWKFGDFKHYTSLRLMAHVLGIPSPKDDIDGSMVRDVYYEEQDLDRITQYCERDVVTVAQVFLRLRNEGLLTEDQIIRVQS
- the hemF gene encoding oxygen-dependent coproporphyrinogen oxidase — its product is MKEEFYAYIEGLQDRITSALEAADGAARFRQDIWERPEGGGGRTRVIENGDVFEKGGVNISAVHGPLPESMQKYFGVAEADFFACGLSLVLHPKSPMVPTVHANWRYFEMYGPDGQVADSWFGGGQDLTPYYLFEEDARHFHRVCRLACDAHDPEFYPEYKEKCDRYFWNAHRGEARGVGGLFFDYLKPGPDRSASDWYAFVTGVGDSFLEAYLPIVQRRKSAAWGKAERHWQEIRRGRYVEFNLVHDKGTLFGLRTNGRIESILMSLPPVVRWAYDHHPEPGTPEAELLEVLKNPREWA
- a CDS encoding PhzF family phenazine biosynthesis protein, with product MKQQIFQVDAFAGELFRGNPAAVCILEEWLPDNLMQAIAAENNLSETAFAVPEGKGYEIRWFTPVTEVALCGHATLATAHVLFHEQPGEKHPLPTDADRLEFYSRERGTLTVTRRGDWLELDFPADPPAEAKLPVGMVEAMGAEPRECLRGTTDYLLVYEDQAAIEALNPDFGLLKQIKARGVIVTAPGDAVDFVSRFFAPQSGVDEDPVTGSAHTMLVPYWSGRLKKQHLEALQLSARGGQLRCESRGDRVGIAGRAVTYLAGRIRLPNLKNS
- a CDS encoding CNNM domain-containing protein, which gives rise to MGLLLFYAFISIFFSFLCSILEAVLLSVTPTFINVKKKAGKSYALTLEALKKDVDKPLIAILTLNTVAHTVGAILVGVQAKVAYAERYGQETVEILGVAFTEDLMVGVVSTVMTILILVASEIIPKTIGATYWKQLANISSRILNGMVWILRITGLLWILQLFTRLIGKGKHQSVLSREDFTAMADVAHEEGVFEESESKVIKNLLQFEEILVKDIMTPRAVMLIAPEDQTVEEFFRNNPKLRFSRIPVYRERVDTISGFVLKDNVLEALINENGDKPLADLRRELLMTKRDTPIPQLFDTLIRKREHIALVVDEYGSVAGLVTMEDIIETLLGLEIMDESDNVEDLQLLARKKWEDRAKRSGIIE
- a CDS encoding serine hydrolase domain-containing protein — translated: MRKYSYILLFVLIGMAGMAHSQVPGSKSIPPGLPEGSLASLGVDSAALHHRVDSLVHLGIESEAFPGAQVLVAFQGKRIFHKAYGFHTYDSLWPTRESDVYDLASVTKIAAALPALMKLTGEGQLDLDAPFSDYWRPWKRRRDKRNLTLREILAHQAGLEPYIVFLSDVRSRQGLRRRFVRESPSAGFRREAYPNRYVRNRFVRKMYRKINRSQVSREKTYRYSGLAFLLFPQLVEDLTGEPFDAYLRKHIYDPLGLDHLGFLPARRQPGSVVVPTEADSIFRNDLTRGWVHDENAALMGGVSGNAGLFGTAADLAVLMECYSNYGKYRGVRILDSATVREFARVQFPDNDNRRGLGFDKPLPDNASLPLQEAYPAPLASPRSFGHSGFTGTFVWADPENQLVFIFLSNRVYPSREHRQLYELGLRKRLQQVFYEALISTP
- the hemE gene encoding uroporphyrinogen decarboxylase: MTENRVQPANDLFLKALRGETVERPPVWMMRQAGRYLPEFMEIKKKYDFFTRCQTPELASEITVQPIRRYGMDAAILFSDILVVPQAMDIEVEMKPGIGPWLPNPVRSVADVEKAVVPDAEDALGYVMDAIRLTNEKLGGQVPLIGFAGSPWTIFCYCVQGQGSKSFDKAKAFCFSQPEAAHALLEKITQTTIDYLKAKVAAGVHAVQLFDSWGGMLSPADYQEFSWQYLQRIVDALKDLAPVIVFGKGCWFALETMAQSGASALGVDWTLTPQKARELSGGNITLQGNFDPARLLSPPDTIRRMVREMIRGFGKDKYIVNLGHGILPEVPVEHAGAFIDAVKTYREEG